The segment AACAAGGAGATCTCTCATGGCTCTTACCGCCGAAGAGAAGAAGGCCGTCCTGTCCGAGTACGGACTGCACGAGACCGACACCGGTTCGCCCGAGGCGCAGATCGCTCTGCTGACCAAGCGCATCACCGACCTGACCGAGCACCTCAAGTTCCACAAGCACGACCACCACAGCCGTCGTGGTCTGCTGCTGCTCGTCGGCCGTCGTCGTCGCCTGCTCAAGTACATCGCGGCTACCGACATCAACCGCTACCGGTCGCTGATCGAGCGCCTGGGTCTGCGTCGCTAGGACGTACCACGTCTTCTTGAGAGCCGGCCGTGTCACCGCGAGGTGACGCGGCCGGTTTCTGTTTCTCCTGCGCGGCGTCGCGCGCATCGGGAGGATGGGGGCATGACCGAGCAGCTCGTGACCCCGGCCGTGACCTACCGCGACCCGAAGACGGCGACCGCGTGGCTCGCCGAAGCCTTCGGATTCACCGTCACGATGGCGATCGAAGGTCCGCCGGACCAGCCGGCGGCGTCGCACTACGAGATGGATGCGCCCGGCGGGGGTCGCATCATGATCGGCGGCACGTGGTCCGAGTGGACGCGCAGTCCCGCGGATGTGGACGGCGCCAACACCCAGGCCGTCCACGTCCGGCTCGCCGCGAACCTCGACGAGCACTGCGCGACGGCGCGAGCGGCGGGTGCGCAGATAGAGGCGGAACCCGCTGACCAGTTCTTCGGCGACCGCACCTACCGTGCCGCCGATCTGGAAGGGCACGTGTGGACGTTCGCGGTTCACGTCCGGGACGTGAGCCGCGCCGAGGCGGAGGAGATCATCGGGATCCGGATCGACTCTCCGGAGTGGGAGTGAGTACCCGGCGCTCAACTGGGAAAATGTTAGACTCGTCTACGGACGATCGCTGTCAGGCAGCGGATCGGGTGTGATTGTCGGATCGGTCCTCGGTAGTGGCCGCCGGAGTGTCGGTGAAACAGAGTTCATCGCGACGTTCCGGCCGCTTCGATCGAAGGCCGTCTGCTCACAGCGCAGGTGCGCTGTTCATGTCCGGCGCGAGTCTCGCGCCGATCGCCCGCCGGTTCTGCGCGTCTTGCGCGAGCCGGCTGCTGCATAAGGTCGCGGCCCCCGGACCGGGAGATGCTGCGACCGCAACGAAAGGGAATACCTCTTGACTGATGTCAACGCCGACTTCGATGATTCGGTCACCGAAGTCTCCGCCGTCATCGACAACGGATCGTTCGGCACCCGCACCATCACCTTCGAGACCGGCCGCCTGGCGCTGCAGGCCGCAGGCTCGGTCGTCGCGTACCTCGACGAGGGCACCATGCTCCTGTCGACCACCACGGCGTCCAAGTCGCCGAAGGAGCACTTCGACTTCTTCCCGCTGACCGTCGACGTCGAAGAGCGCATGTACGCCGCCGGCCGCATCCCGGGATCGTTCTTCCGCCGCGAGGGCCGTCCGTCCACCGACGCGATCCTGACCTGCCGCCTGATCGACCGCCCGCTGCGTCCGTCGTTCGTCACCGGACTGCGCAACGAGATCCAGATCGTCGAGACCGTGCTCTCGCTGGATCCGAAGGACCTGTACGACGTCGTCGCGATCAACGCGGCGTCGGCGTCCACCCAGATCTCCGGTCTGCCCTTCTCCGGTCCGATCGGCGGCGTCCGTGTCGCGCTGATCCCGACCGAGGAGAACAAGGCCGGACAGTGGGTCGCGTTCCCGACCGTCGAGCAGCTCGAGGGCGCCGTGTTCAACATGGTCGTCGCGGGCCGCATCGTCGAGGGCGACGTCGCGATCATGATGGTCGAGGCCGAGGCCACCCACAACGTGCTCGAGCACCTGGCGAACGGTGCGCAGGCACCGAACGAGGCCGTCGTCGCCGAGGGCCTGGAGGCCGCCAAGCCGTTCATCGCCACCCTCTGCGAGGCGCAGAAGCAGCTGGCCGACGCCGCCGCCAAGGAGACCCGCGAGTTCCCGCTGTTCCCGGCCTACCAGGACGACGCCTACGAGGCCGTCGCCGAGTTCGCCACCGCCCGCCTCGGCGAGGCCATGTCGATCGCCGACAAGCAGGAGCGAGACGCCGCCACCGACGCCCTCAAGGGCGACGTCCTGGAGGCGCTCGGCGAGCGCTTCGAGGGCCGCGAGGGCGAGCTGGGCGCCGCCTACCGCTCGGTCACCAAGCAGGTCGTGCGTCAGCGCATCCTGACCGACCACTTCCGCATCGACGGCCGCGGCATCACCGACATCCGCGCCCTGTCGGCCGAGATCGCGATCGTCCCGCGTGCTCACGGCAGCGCCCTGTTCGAGCGCGGCGAGACCCAGATCATGGGTGTCACCACGCTCGACATGGTCAAGATGGCCCAGCAGATCGATTCGCTCGGGCCCGAGACCAGCAAGCGCTACATGCACCACTACAACTTCCCGCCGTACTCGACCGGTGAGACCGGTCGCGTCGGTTCGCCGAAGCGTCGCGAGATCGGTCACGGCGCTCTCGCCGAGCGCGCTCTGGTGCCGGTGCTCCCGAGCGTCGAGGAGTTCCCGTACGCGATCCGCCAGGTGTCCGAGGCTCTCGGCTCCAACGGCTCCACCTCGATGGGCTCGGTCTGCGCGTCGACCATCTCGCTGCTGAACGCGGGTGTCCCGCTGAAGGCTCCGGTCGCCGGCATCGCCATGGGCCTGGTCTCCGACGAGGTCACCATCGACGGCAAGACCGAGACCCGCTACGTCGC is part of the Gordonia phthalatica genome and harbors:
- a CDS encoding polyribonucleotide nucleotidyltransferase; translation: MTDVNADFDDSVTEVSAVIDNGSFGTRTITFETGRLALQAAGSVVAYLDEGTMLLSTTTASKSPKEHFDFFPLTVDVEERMYAAGRIPGSFFRREGRPSTDAILTCRLIDRPLRPSFVTGLRNEIQIVETVLSLDPKDLYDVVAINAASASTQISGLPFSGPIGGVRVALIPTEENKAGQWVAFPTVEQLEGAVFNMVVAGRIVEGDVAIMMVEAEATHNVLEHLANGAQAPNEAVVAEGLEAAKPFIATLCEAQKQLADAAAKETREFPLFPAYQDDAYEAVAEFATARLGEAMSIADKQERDAATDALKGDVLEALGERFEGREGELGAAYRSVTKQVVRQRILTDHFRIDGRGITDIRALSAEIAIVPRAHGSALFERGETQIMGVTTLDMVKMAQQIDSLGPETSKRYMHHYNFPPYSTGETGRVGSPKRREIGHGALAERALVPVLPSVEEFPYAIRQVSEALGSNGSTSMGSVCASTISLLNAGVPLKAPVAGIAMGLVSDEVTIDGKTETRYVALTDILGAEDAFGDMDFKVAGTKDFVTALQLDTKLDGIPSKVLAGALSQAKQARLTILDVLAEAIDEPDEMSPFAPRITTVKIPMDKIGELIGPKGKTINGITEETGANISIEDDGTVFIGAADGASAQAAIDKVNAIANPQLPKVGERFLGTVVKTAAFGAFVSLLPGRDGLVHISKLGNGKRIGKVEDVVKVGDKLQVEIADIDERGKISLVPVRDDADEAKADA
- the rpsO gene encoding 30S ribosomal protein S15, producing the protein MALTAEEKKAVLSEYGLHETDTGSPEAQIALLTKRITDLTEHLKFHKHDHHSRRGLLLLVGRRRRLLKYIAATDINRYRSLIERLGLRR
- a CDS encoding VOC family protein translates to MTEQLVTPAVTYRDPKTATAWLAEAFGFTVTMAIEGPPDQPAASHYEMDAPGGGRIMIGGTWSEWTRSPADVDGANTQAVHVRLAANLDEHCATARAAGAQIEAEPADQFFGDRTYRAADLEGHVWTFAVHVRDVSRAEAEEIIGIRIDSPEWE